The proteins below are encoded in one region of Lactuca sativa cultivar Salinas chromosome 3, Lsat_Salinas_v11, whole genome shotgun sequence:
- the LOC111912597 gene encoding 2-oxoglutarate and iron-dependent oxygenase domain-containing protein CP2, whose translation MTMPANGGADRRTDSAPTALSSTPVSAGNMDANGTVPVPVNSNYRLRLSPKKDHKPENYEDLRSEFSPQLFSSLERHLPPNLLNAPREAKFKHMRDILRRYWNEGERSRVKKHSLYRERIISSYQPLYRELYELNPSSFFVPSFINAFMANDDVSRNQSIRNIMSEPVPGVFTFDMLHPDFCAKMLAEVENYEKWILETKSATIRPNTMNKFGVVLDDFGMEPMLDKLIEDFISHISKIFFVDVGGYALDSHHGFVVEYGFDRDVELGFHVDDSEVTLNVCLGKQFAGGELFFRGVRCEKHMHTESQPEEIFEYSHVPGHAVIHRGRHRHGARPTTAGNRVNLLIWCRSAVFREMRKHMKKFTAGWCGECQRENREMLDQAVAAKKEALMWNGIVRLG comes from the exons ATGACGATGCCGGCTAATGGTGGCGCTGATCGGAGAACCGATTCTGCGCCGACTGCTCTGTCGTCAACCCCTGTCTCCGCAGGCAACATGGATGCTAACGGAACTGTACCAGTACCGGTGAACTCCAATTACCGTCTCCGATTGAGTCCTAAAAAGGATCACAAACCGGAAAATTACGAAGATCTTCGATCGGAGTTCAGTCCTCAGCTTTTCAGCTCACTGGAGCGACACTTGCCGCCGAACCTCTTGAATGCTCCTCGAGAAGCGAAGTTTAAGCACATGCGGGACATTCTGCGTCGTTATTGGAATGAAGGAGAGCGTAGTCGA GTGAAGAAGCACAGCTTATACAGGGAAAGAATCATATCCAGTTATCAG CCTCTTTACAGAGAATTATATGAACTGAATCCCTCAAGCTTCTTTGTGCCCTCTTTCATAAACGCATTCATGGCTAATGATGATGTCAGCAGAAATCAAAGCATCAGAAACATAATGTCTGAACCTGTTCCAGGAGTTTTCACATTCGATATGCTCCACCCAGATTTCTGTGCAAAGATGCTAGCTGAG GTTGAAAATTACGAAAAATGGATTCTGGAAACAAAATCAGCAACCATTCGcccaaacaccatgaacaaatttGGTGTTGTTCTTGATGACTTTGGAATGGAACCAATGCTGGATAAGTTAATTGAAGACTTCATTAGCCACATctcaaaaa TCTTCTTTGTTGATGTGGGAGGATATGCACTTGATTCTCATCATGGATTTGTGGTGGAATATGGATTTGATAGAGAtgtggaattagggtttcatgtggaTGATTCAGAGGTGACTTTAAATGTCTGTTTGGGGAAACAGTTTGCTGGTGGAGAATTGTTTTTTAGAGGAGTTCGTTGTGAGAAACATATGCATACGGAATCACAACCCGag GAGATCTTCGAATACTCGCATGTCCCTGGGCATGCGGTTATTCACCGTGGTCGTCATCGACATGGAGCTCGACCCACTACAGCTGGAAATCGGGTCAATTTATTGATTTGGTGCAGaag TGCTGTGTTTAGAGAGATGAGAAAACACATGAAGAAGTTTACAGCTGGCTGGTGTGGTGAATGTCAACGGGAGAACAGAGAAATGCTTGACCAGGCTGTGGCTGCCAAAAAG GAAGCGTTAATGTGGAATGGGATTGTGCGTCTTGGGTAG